The genome window GCGTCGCAGCTGACAATTCCAGTCTGACGGTACCGTATCTAAATCCACTGGTACTGCGCAAAGAGCTGGAGAATATACTCACCCAAGAGGGCGATATGGCGCTCATCAAACCCAACTTTGTTGAGGAACATCCTATCATCTATTGGAATCTTTTGTGGCTCATGGAACGCATCGAGGGCAAGACACATCTGCCGGAACTTTGTCTGCCGCCAACAGTAAGTGTAACGAGATTTGAGTATAATGAATCGGTCAGGGATTAATCCCTTCCATTCCAGAGTGATGAGGAGCAACTGGATCCACTGACCAAGGTCAAGACGGTGCACATACAATGCCTGTGGGATAATCTAAATCTGCATAGCGAAACCAGCGGTCCACCCATGTATATTCTGTATCGGGAGACGCAACCGACGAGTCCATTGATCAAGGCTCTGCTCACCGATCAGGCGCAGCTCAGCAAGAAGTAAGTTTTGGATTCGATTATTTAAGGAAATTCGTTTTCCATTGTTGTGTCAGCCTCTGGTattaaatatatcgaaattagAATCCTTATTAATCATGAAGATTTAATAATACCTACAACAACTTACGGATCTTTTATGATATTAAAATAGAGACTTAAAACTTGGtttgtaggttcctggataccgtacacagatcaagtttgttttaattgttgatttggaccactatattatatagaacGATAGgccgaaaatgaagttttagtatgaaaaaaaatggttgtatcgggacgtaccggaaacGAAACCGGGACCGAAACCGATATTTTTTTCGGTTTAATTCCCTGGTAGATTCATTagtattatttgcatttctaGTTCAttcacaaattaattttgtaatattttttttttttacagcgttatacaacaaataatttcgGCGATACGTTGCAACGATCTGGCAACGCCGCTAAAGCGGTTGGCCAACGAACGCCACAAGCTGAAAAATAACGGTGTGGAGAGATCGCACTCATTCTATCGGGACATACTCTTCCTGGCGCTAACGGCCATTGGGCGTGCCAATGTCGATCTGGCCACATTCCATCGCGAATATGCGGCCGTATTCGATAAATTAACCGAGCGCGAGTGCAACATGTACTATCGGAATCAGGATCTGCCGCCATCGGCCTCAACGATCTTCTGTCGGGCGTATTTTAAGCCCTTGTTGTTGCCCTGACGGGCGGCTGTGAACTATGGAGACTGTGACgaggatgtggatgcggatgcggatgatgAGGCGGACGATGATGTGAAACCCTAAAAGACAAGGCGACCAAAAagtaacaaacaacaacaaactacaAAACGCTTAACACAACCCACATcaaatgacaaaaacaaaaatgaacatgaaaaacaacaatttgacttgtaaatgacttgaacttaaattttaagtacttaatttttgtgtgttttccTTTGAATTAATTGACAATGATTTTGTTGCTTGGcactctctctccatctcttttTTATCTAGCTATCTCTATCTAGCTCGCTCCTACATGCAGAGCCAtctctttcacacacacaaataatcCTGTAAATGACTGGTTTCTAAGACAATACACCCCCtcccctacacacacacacacagacagactcAACTGTTTTATAGATTCTTCTTCCTTCAAGATGACCCTCGTCATATTTgccttattatatataatataacggtacatatatgtatgtctgtaaTTAGTTTGTATATGAATGTTTggatctatgtatgtatgtaggatGTATGTATTTATCATCATTGgatcgcatcgcatcgccATTTTCATTGgctaattattaattaatatttctaaaatattaattaaaccgATCGATTGACATCCACTTTGTTGATAGctatgaaaatggaaaatcgtCTCGAAAAGAAGGGGGTATAGACTCGGGTGGGGTGGGATAGGCTCGGGGTTAGGATTTTACGTATATTCGGGGTAAAatggggcaacaacaatagacagcaacaacaacaacgattacaatagaatatatataaattaaatcggttataaaagtaaataacattaacaatACATTCACTGCAcgtttaaaatacataaagtcccctttcacacacacacgcacacacacatactgacacaacaaaaacatcgatagcaaaagaaaatttataagatTACAATTGTGAAACAACTTATTTACATCttcagcaatttttttttgtcgggcgtattaattaaatgtatatttaatatataattaaattaatttaaaataaattgcaaaaataaaaaactacgattaaaaaagtgattttttgtcaatgtttttaattaaattcaatttcaactaAAGATTGCTTAGATTAATTGTGCGACTTCTTGGCGCCGCTGCTTACAACATAACGGAAAGAGCACTCTTAACCATTGCGTACACATCcgatatactatatataatatcaaCTTGCAAGCTATAAAAAGATTACGCAATTTggcgttaaaaaaattaaaattcaaccaCAGGCACGTTGCAATTATCAGATCGttgcaaaagtaaaaaaaattatatatattagaagaaaaacataatttttgaacgattttttgtatcatttagttataaataataaacaaaatttatttcttattgtgGAAATACATAcggatcgaaaaaaaaatcatattctACTCGTAGATAAAGGCCGAGCTGACGGACAATGGAGCAATCCAAGTGGATATTGCGTTATTTGGATTGCCGATCATCGTTGACGACACAAATGTGGAACGTACACGGCTAGTACAGTGAACACTACGGCTAGGCGAACTTACAGACTACGTACGTGAGGcgacaaatatataattatgtataagCGGAAGAGGTAAACGGCTGAGGTAACTCTGGGATTAGATCCTCAGCCTAATCGGAAAGCAGCACAACATCATCAACGATGACGGGAGGAGGTGCTGGCGAGGAAGAGTGTTTGCTTTCGGGGGCTGTCGGTTCATCGTTCTGCTTGCGCAGATATTGACTGATGAGAGCATTCTTGGTGGGGGCATGGAACTGCTGATCCCGTGCCACAGACATGAGGAGTGTGCCACGTTTCTTGGTGCTCGAGGCAACTGTCGAGGGTGAGCATGTGGATGTTGTGGGCGTCGATGGCGTTGATTCGCCGCGCTTGGTTAGCTTTTGGATATCTTGGTTGGACTTGGGTGTGCCGCTCGCCTCAGTTGACTCTGGCGGTGGCGTCGGATCGCGCAACGAAGTGTCCGCCTTGCTGGCTTTGGGTGTGAGCGTATAGTTCCATTGATTCTGAAGCGTCAGGTCGTCTAGTTTATACTTTTGTAGCATTTCAGCGTTGACCACCCAGCAGAGGCGTTTCTTGGGCTTCTTGGATTTCTTTGTGTCGCTAACAGTGTCCACGACGACGGGCTTCCAGCTGGCCAGCTCATCGAACTTCTCACGGATAAGTGTCTTGGAGGGCAGAGCTTGTGTCTCCTGCGTCATCTGTGTCTTCAAATACTCCATATACTCGGAGATGAGAAAGACCTTGGCATTGCTGTTGCCATGGACTAGACGCaccagctgctgcagcaatgGCTCATCCAGCTGCAGCACCATGGGCTTGGCCTTCGTTTCCTCGAGCGGCTCCTCCTCCCGCACCAGCTCCGGCGGCGGCTCCAACGTCAGCGGCTGAAGCAGCCAGCAACCGTACATGTCGATGGTCTGTGTGAAGACAGCTGGACATAGCTGGGACTTGTTGCCGTTCTCGTCCAGCCAGACGGGTCCCAGCAAGCGAGGCTTTATCTTTTTGGTCTGTTTCTTCATCTCCTGGGCAAACTCCTGTTGCAGCACCTGCAGCTTGGCCTTTTGCGCCTCGCGTGTGTTGCCATCCTCGAGCTCGCCATCGTTTTGCAGCTCCTCATCACTGAGATGGCCATGGGGCACAAACCATTCATTGTATTCCTCCTCCGACTCCTCCTCGGACTCACGCTCCTTCTCATCCTCACTGGCACTCAACGATTCACCcggctcctcctcctcccacTCGCAATCCGAGTCCACCTCATAGTCAAAGTGAGCCTGCAATGGattacacataaatattataactaATCTTGGATGAGGTGTTCATATACACTACCTTATCCTGTCCCAGTGGACGTCTTGCGCTGATCATCTGGCTGCGCTTGCGCCAGGTGCCATAATAGGGCGGACGTCGGTTGTCCGCAAAGTGCAAATACTTGGCACGCATCCAGGGCAGCTGCTTGGCACGCTCCTCCACAATGGGTGTGCCGGCATTTGCCAGATCATCTGTAAGGAGCATTTACGTTAAAAGTTGTCAGCTCATTTTGGTCATTGATTATTGTTtaccattatttatttttcattattttatcttttattacaacaaattcatataaaaatggAACTGCCACGAAATTCAGTATTTCAAAatctatacatttatattgatatcaaataattatttagggATCTATATTTGTGGTAATTAATGTATTATCTATTaacccactgaatcgcatcaagaccggacaagtagaacggcagatatggcgatttaattatttcaaagtaataccagtaatatctttaaagtacttttatatatatcgatataagtaattggtatcctatggtcgggatctcgatattataaaacatttaaattgacttttatataaatattgaaattgaattgttcTTTTATAATCTGTTTATATAGATCTAATTataaaacatgttttttttaaatggaaactAGTATTGATCTATTTACTGAATTCTTTACTCAGATATAAGGTATCTCAGTTAATCTTGCCTCTTTTGGGGTTAGATATTCTTTTTTAGGATACTTACCAACCACCTGGACATCgtcatcctcctcctcgtcCTTGGCGCGTCTCTGCAGCCGGGCATCGCGTTTGCTGCTCAGCGGCTTGTGCCTGGCCAGACTCAGTTCGCCCAGGTACAGCTGGGTGCGAGTGGGACGCTTGACGCGTCCAATGCTCTCGTTCAGATCCTCGTCGTCGTCCTCATCGTCGTGGAAGAGACGATCCAGTTGGTTGCGCGTGTCGCTGGCGATTGTGGCCCGGATGACGGGTGCCATGATCATGTCGTCCTTGATTTGGAATGGGCGAAAGGCCAGCGATTgactgttgccattgctgggGCCGCTGTCGCAGCTGTTCTGATCCTGATCCAGGGATCCGCCCATCGACTGCCTCGGTTGCTTGGCCACAAAGAATTTGGTGAACGAGGCGGCGGCGCGTTTCTTCTTCTGTTCggcctcctccttctcctgctcCTTGCGGCGA of Drosophila innubila isolate TH190305 chromosome X, UK_Dinn_1.0, whole genome shotgun sequence contains these proteins:
- the LOC117794168 gene encoding chromatin assembly factor 1 subunit A; protein product: MPAGIVKTPNSGRAKDANAAKSAERNANNNSNNTGSGGKKFVQTRLPFKLITPVAKTAAAATTSSATPSSSASPSSSSSSLAAAASTVVVVDLEEVEREREPRKRKLSYGCDKESDTEQLRRSNSKENLELGVAALTPSKKPKTLQSEDVVELIDDEDEEDAAVADSAATKIKEKKPSSESVSHPLPVQIKLPLSNKRSKRRKSLKKAESVENAPLAKIPLAVERSDSSDDIEAIAEELNPQKRPKVVETETETAKATESKAKAKTPVPAKKQTEKEKESKKVVKAIEEPESKMDVDSDEALVESDCESKSEEVASTDADADADMDVDTDTLNKTSPEKEDRGEKVEDKEDKEDKSSCAVADKSQTLTAKQLRLMEQRRKAREEKERKLQEERRLKQQEKEQREQQKKAEREQKEEQRRKEREDKEQVKRQEREEKERKRQAEVDKKDEEKRKRNEAKEEVQRKKDEERRRKEQEKEEAEQKKKRAAASFTKFFVAKQPRQSMGGSLDQDQNSCDSGPSNGNSQSLAFRPFQIKDDMIMAPVIRATIASDTRNQLDRLFHDDEDDDEDLNESIGRVKRPTRTQLYLGELSLARHKPLSSKRDARLQRRAKDEEEDDDVQVVDDLANAGTPIVEERAKQLPWMRAKYLHFADNRRPPYYGTWRKRSQMISARRPLGQDKAHFDYEVDSDCEWEEEEPGESLSASEDEKERESEEESEEEYNEWFVPHGHLSDEELQNDGELEDGNTREAQKAKLQVLQQEFAQEMKKQTKKIKPRLLGPVWLDENGNKSQLCPAVFTQTIDMYGCWLLQPLTLEPPPELVREEEPLEETKAKPMVLQLDEPLLQQLVRLVHGNSNAKVFLISEYMEYLKTQMTQETQALPSKTLIREKFDELASWKPVVVDTVSDTKKSKKPKKRLCWVVNAEMLQKYKLDDLTLQNQWNYTLTPKASKADTSLRDPTPPPESTEASGTPKSNQDIQKLTKRGESTPSTPTTSTCSPSTVASSTKKRGTLLMSVARDQQFHAPTKNALISQYLRKQNDEPTAPESKHSSSPAPPPVIVDDVVLLSD